One Archangium violaceum genomic window, AGCGCACGCCTGATAAGCGTGAGGTCGGTGGTTCAAGTCCACCTAGGCCCACCAGCTTCCCTACTGAGGGAAGGCCTGGTGCTGCGGAAGCCAGCCGGTAGCGCTCCACGACGACTTTGAAGTAGAGAGAAGTTATGGGGCTGTAGCTCAGCTGGGAGAGCGCTAGCTTTGCAAGCTAGAAGTCGTCGGTTCGATCCCGATCAGCTCCACAAGATTCTGACGAGAGTCAGAGCGTTCTTTGACAAGTGCATACGAAGGGTAGAATTCAATTTCTGCTGAGAGAAGTTCGACTCACGAGCGGAAGGCGAGTCTGAGCCGAGAGGCCAGGCGAGCTGGAAGCGGTGAGCTCAAGCAAATGCATTCTTCCGGGTTCCGCAGCGAAGAGCTGGGGCCTGGACCTTGGTCTCGAGTTTTGAAAATCCCGCCGGGAGGCGGGCTTGCGAGGGATTAAGGTAAGTAAGCTACTAAGGGCGTGCGGTGGATGCCTAGGTGCCAAGAGGCGAAGAAGGACGTGGGTGGCTGCGAAAAGCTCCGGGGAGTTGCCAACCGAACGTTGAGCCGGAGATGTCCGAATGGGGAAACCCAACGTGGTGAAAGCCGCGTTACCTCGGCCTGAATACATAGGGCCGAAGGAGCGAACCAGGGGAAGTGAAACATCTCAGTACCCTGAGGAAAAGAAAACAATGAGTGATTCCCGAAGTAGTGGCGAGCGAAACGGGAACAGCCTAAACCGGTGTCACGAAAGTGGCACCGGGGTTACGGGTCCGCGGTAGGACCTTTGCTGGTTAGCGGAAGCACCTGGAAAGGTGCACCAAAGAGCGTGATAGTCGCGTACGCGAAAACCGGTGGAGGCCGAGCGGGGTACCCAAGTAGGGCGGGACACGTGCAATCCTGCCTGAATCAGCCGGGACCATCCGGTAAGGCTAAATACTCCTTGGCGACCGATAGTGAACAAGTACCGCGAGGGAAAGGTGAAAAGAACCCCAGTGAGGGGAGTCAAAAGAACCTGAAACCGCATGTCTACAAGCAGTCCGAGCACTACGGGGCAACCCAGTGCGAGGGCGTACCTTTTGCATCATGATTCGGCGACTTAATGTACGTAGCGAGGCTAAGCCGCTAGGTGGAGCCGGAGCGAAAGCGAGTCCGAAACGGGCGAAACAGTTGCGTGCATTATAACCCGAAGCGGGGTGATCTACACATGGCCAGGTTGAAGTGAGGGTAACACCTCATGGAGGACCGAACTCATGAAAGTTGAAAATTTCTGGGATGAGCTGTGTGTAGGGGTGAAAGGCCAATCAAACTCCGTGATAGCTGGTTCTCCCCGAAAGATATTTAGGTATCGTCTCGAGGAATTCAATACCGGAGGTAGAGCACTGGAACGGCTAGGGGTCTCACCAGATTACCAAACCGTACCAAACTCCGAATGCCGGTAATTGTTATCTCGGGAAGCAGTCAGTGGGTGATAACGTCCATTGGCAAGAGGGGAATAACCCAGACCGACAGCTAAGGCCCCCAAGTCTAGTCTAAGTGAACACTAGAAAGGATGTGGCAGGTCATTGACAACCAGGAGGTTGGCTTAGAAGCAGCCATCCTTTAAAGAAAGCGTAATAGCTCACTGGTCGAGACAGGCCGCGCCGAAAATGTAACGGGGCTCAAGACTAGCGCCGAAGCTTCGGATTGCATACGTCAGGCGTATGCAGTGGTAGGGGAGCGTTGCAACTGCAGCGAAGGTAGACCGCAAGGGCTGCTGGAGCGGTTGCGAGTGCTGATGCCGAAATGAGTAGCGATAAAGGGGGTGGGAAACCCCCTCGCCGTAAACCCAAGGTTTCCTGGGTCAAGTTAATCTTCCCAGGGTTAGCCGGGACCTAAGCCGAGGCCGAAAGGCGTAGGTGATGGCAAGCAGGTTAATATTCCTGCGCCATCTTGTAGACGTTGAACCGAGGAAGGACGGAGAAAGCTAGACGAGCTGGCCGGTGGTTGTGCCAGTCCAAAGGCGTAGGGGTGTCGCGTACGATGAAAAGGCGCGGCAGCCATCCCCGAGACCTGATGGCGCCCCTCACGGGGTAAGTCGTTGATGCTCGGCTTCCAAGAAAAGTTCCGCGGGGAGTCTACAGGGTGTCCGTACCGCAAACCGACACAGGTGGGTGAGGAGAAAATCCTAAGGCGCTTGAGAGAACTCTCCTCCAAGGAACTAGGCAAATTTCCACCGTAACTTCGGAAGAAGGTGGGCCTCTGGTAGGTGAAGGCGTACAGCTGGAGCCGAGAGAGGTTGCAGAGAAATGGCGGTAGCGACTGTTTACCAAAAACACAGGACTCTGCGAAGGCAAGAAGCCGACGTATAGGGTCTGACTCCTGCCCGGTGCTGGAAGGTTAAGGGGATTCGTCAGCCGCAAGGCGAAGCGATGATCCGAAGCCCCAGTAAACGGCGGCCGTAACTATAACGGTCCTAAGGTAGCGAAATTCCTTGTCGGGTAAGTTCCGACCTGCACGAATGGAGTAACGACTTCCGCACTGTCTCGGAGAGGGACTCAGCGAAATTGAAATAGCTGTGCCGATGCAGTTTACCCGCAGCAAGACGGAAAGACCCCGTGAACCTTTACTACAACTTGACAGTGACACTAGGGTTCGACTGTGTAGGATAGGTGGGAGCCTTTGAAGCCGGGCCGCCAGGTTCGGTGGAGGCAACGGTGAAATACCACCCTGTCGGATTCTGGTGTCTAACCATGCCCCCTCAACGGGAGTTGGGACACTGTCTGGTGGGTAGTTTGACTGGGGCGGTCGCCTCCCAAAATGTAACGGAGGCGCGCGATGGTTCCCTCAGCCCGATTGGAAACCGGGCGTCGAGTGCAATGGCATAAGGGAGCTTGACTGCGAGACAGACATGTCGAGCAGGTGCGAAAGCAGGTCATAGTGATCCGGTGGTCCTGAATGGAAGGGCCATCGCTCAACGGATAAAAGGTACTCCGGGGATAACAGGCTTATCTCCCCCAAGAGTTCACATCGACGGGGAGGTTTGGCACCTCGATGTCGGCTCATCGCATCCTGGGGCTGGAGCAGGTCCCAAGGGTTTGGCTGTTCGCCAATTAAAGCGGTACGCGAGCTGGGTTCAAAACGTCGTGAGACAGTTTGGTCCCTATCTGCTGTGGGCGTAGGATACTTGAGAGGCTCTGACCTTAGTACGAGAGGACCGGGTTGGAGACACCGCTGGTGTACCAGTTGTCTCGCCAGAGGCATCGCTGGGTAGCCATGTGTCGATTGGATAACCGCTGAAAGCATCTAAGCGGGAAACCGACCTCGAGAATAGGTATCCCGGGCGCAAGCCCCTGAAGACCCGTCGAAGACTACGACGTTGATAGGCCGGGTGTGTAAGCGCGGTAACGCGTTGAGCTAACCGGTACTAATTGGTCGTGCGGCTTACTTTACCTCAATCTCTCACAGGCTCCACCCCAAGGGGGGAGTAAGGGATTCGAGGCCAAGGTCGAGGCCCCTGAGCGCGCTCCGAAGCGAGCGGCGCCGGGCCCGGAAGAAGGCACCAGCTTCTGTCAGCAGGAAATTGAAAACTACCCTTTGTATGCACGAGTCACATGTTTTCCGGTGGCAATGTCGGAGGGGTCCCACCCGTTCCCATCCCGAACACGGAAGTTAAGCCCTCCAGAGCCGATGGTACTCCGCGGGAAACCGCGCGGGAGAGTAGGTCGCTGCCGGATTTTTTTGAAGGCCCCGGGTCTCACGCCACGTGAGACCCGGGGCCTTCGCCTTTGCGGGCTACTGGATTTCTGCGTTCCGCGTGTGTCTTTCCGCGGAGCAGTTATGCGTCGAGGAACTCCAGGTATGTGGGCTCGCCGCGCGCGGCCTCCTCCAGCAGCGCGTCCAGCCCGATCGGCCAGGTGTCCCAGGCGCAGCCGCTCCAGGTGCTCAAGCACGCGCGCATGTATCAACTCATGGCTCATGCGGCACCTCGCCTTCGTGCCCTGCTCCACCACGGCGCGTAGTCCTCCAGGAATCGTACGGTACCGGCCTGCCTGTCGTGCTCGTCGACGAGTGGCCGGGCATTGTCCCGTAAATGCTCGCCCGAGCTCGTCGTGACGTGAGCGCCGAGACGTGAGCATGTCCGTCGCCCCCATGAAGGAGGCGGAAGAGATGGACATGAAGGTGCAGGCGGAGAAGTTCCGGAAGGTGGTGCAAGAGCGGGGAGGAGTGGGCCCGAGAGCGCGCTACACGACGGAGCAGAGACAGGAGGCGTTGGAGTACGTGCGAGCGCGCCAGAGCAGCAGGGGGTGAGCGTGGAGGAAGCGGCGAAGGAGTTGGGCATGAGCAGCTGGACGCTCGGTCGGTGTGGCAGCGCGGTGCGCTGAGCCACCCAGCAGCAGCCCGGGAAGGCGGCGCTGGTGCCTGTCGAGGTGAAGGCGGAGCGAGCCCAGGGGCGAGGAGGGGGGCTGGTGGTGCACGGGCCTGGGGAAGTGCGGGTGGAGGGGCTGTCGCTGGAGGACGCGGTGCGGCTGTTGCGAGGGCTGCTGTGATTGGCTCCACGCGCAAGCTCGCGGTGTATGCCTACGGACATCCGTGCGACATGCACAAGAGCTTCGACGCGTTGTGCGGGCTGGTGACGCAGACACCGGGGCGCGACTTCCTCTCGGGAGACGTGTTTCTCTTCGTCGGACGGGACAGGAAGAGGGCCAAGGCGCTCTTCTGGGACGGCACCGGTTTGTGCTTGTACGCCAAGAGGTTGGAGAAGGGACGCTTCGCCCCGCTGTGGCAGCGCGAGAGTGGCGCGCAGCCGCTTCAGCTGACGGTGTCGGAGCTGGCCCTGTTCCTGGAGGGCAGCGAACTGGTGGGGCGAGCGCCGCTGTCGCCCGAGCCGTACAAGCTGGTGCCTCTCTTCCAACCCCAGACAGCGCAGGGGGTGACTTCCCAAGCCGAGGAAGCCCTGGAGATGATTGCCGGGCTGTACGCAGTGGAGCGCGAGTACAAGGAGGGACCCGAGAATCTGGAGCGCCTGCTGGAACTGCGACAGCAGAAGAGCCGACCCATTATCGAGCGGCTGCACCAGTGGGCGTGCGAGCAGCAAATACATGAGCAACCGGTGGACGGGGCTGACACGGTTTCTGACGGACCCGCGGGTGCCGCTGGACAATGAGGCCACCGAGCGCGCCATGCGCGGGCTCGCGCTGGGGCGCAAGAACCACTACGGATGCCGGAGCCGGCGGGGTACCGAGTGGCGGCCCTCTACTACAGCCTGACGGAGACGGCGAAGCTGTGCGGGGTGGACCCCAAGCGCTACCTGCGAGAGGCCGCGCTGGCGGCCCTGCTCGAGGAACCGATTCCCCTGCCCAACCAGCTCGCGCAGCCCGCCGAGGGCTGACGCGCCACGGCACTCATTCCCACCTGTCTCGAGCTGACCGGGTGCCGCGGTGCTTGTCGCACTGCGGTGAACGCCCCCTCACGCCCTCCATTCGTCGTCAAGCTCTTCGACCACGGGGCTCGGCGAGCATTTACTTTGCACATCGGCGCCCCTCCGCCTTCGCCTTTCGTTGGAGCATGCTGAAGGAGCCATGAAGGATAGATGGCAGTTGGAGCGTGGTGGTCCGGATGGTTTCACCATGGTGGAGGAAATCGCCTGCTCTGGACCCCTCAATGCGTGGCCAGGAAGTTGCGGACCTGGGCGGTGTGGTAGCGGACGAGGAGCGTGTTGATGAGCGGCAGGGCGCGCTCGACCATCTCCGCGGCCTGTCCCGGCGGTAGGCGGGTGAGCCGGTCGCTGAGCAGCTGCGCCTCGCTCACGAACAGCGAGAACATGGCCTTCGTGTAGATGCGCAGATCGTCCACCCGGAAGCCCAGCGCCTCCGTGAAGCCCGCCTTCTTGAGCTGGCCCCACAGCTCCACGAGGAACACGTCATCGCGTGCCAGCACCGTGCGCCCGCCCTGCTTGCGGGTGACGAGCAGGCCCAGCTCCTCCATGCGTGCCAGCTCCGTGCGGCTCACACCCGTCTCCTTCAGCAGCTCCGCCGCGCCCACCGTGTCCTTCTGCCCGACGACGCCAATCGAGGGCCCCAGTCGCTGGCGCACCTCGGAGATCAGCTCGCGCTGCTTCGGGGTGAAGGCATCGTCGCGCTCCTCCAGCATGGCGCGGATGGCCTTGAGCGGCATGAAGCGCTCCTCCTGGAGCTGTCGGATGAGCTGGAGCCGCTTCAGGTGCTGCTCACCGTAGAAGGCCATGTTGTGGCCCGTCTTCCGTCCCTCCGGCAGGAGTCCCTGCTGGATGTAGAAGTGCACCACCTGCCGGGACAGACCCGCGCGCTCGCACAGGTCCTTCATGCGGTACGGGAACGCGGAGCGATCCACCGCCGTCCGTCCCCGCCGCTCGCCTCGCGCCGCCATGACTCTCTTCCTCCAGATGAAGACCGGGGATTCCGGTCTGACGCACCACGTTAACACCTGACATCCGAAAATGACGAGCAGAGTGAAAGGTCGACCAGGCAACACGTGTCTGCCTTTACTGCCTTTTCTTGACAGAGCGTCAAGTGCCACTGGACACTTGATACCAGCCCGTCCATCCGTCGAATCCCCAGCCCCTCCCGCTTCGCGAGATTCCATGCGTCCGCTCGCCCTCGGAGTGCCGTGGTTCGTGCGCGTGTGCGCGCTGCTGCTGGTATGCGCCGCGTGCGGAACGAGCGAGTTCGATACCACCCGCGTTGCCCCGCCGCCCGTGACGTTGGGTGAGGAGTTCTACGGTGTCCTGTGTAATCGCATGGGCGCACTGCTCCTTCCAGAGGACCTCTCGGGGGACTCCTTCCGAGGTGTCTGTCACCGAGGGCCAGACGGCGAGTACGCGGAAGGCGTGGACACGACGCGGCTGCCTCCGCTGGCCGAGGGCGCGGTGGACGCGGCCGGGCAACCGGTGAGCGTGGCCAGGCAGGAGGCGATGCGTGCGGAGGCGCTGGCCCGGCTGGGAGCGCTGGCCCGGCAGCGCCCGCGCGTGGTGGCCGCGCTGAATGCGCTCTTCCCGGACACGGAGGTGCCAGTGCGGGACCTGTCCAATTCGGACCCGGCGCTGACGTGCGGCCCGGCGACGCCGGAGCGGGCGAGGCTACATACGGAGCTGGCGGCGCTCCTGGGGCGTATGACGGCGCTGTACGGTGACGGCACGTTGCCGGATACGACGCGGGCGCTGGGCGCGTGGCTGGAGTCCTTCGAGGCCTCGCCCGTGGCCACGCAACTGTGGGCCGAGCAGGATGCGCGCCAGGGTTACCAGCCTCCGGAGCGGACGCTCGGGGCGCTGCGGCCGTTGCTCTCGTACCCGGGCATGCGGAACGTGTTGGACGCCGCCACGCGCGCGGTGGCTCCCAGCACCACTCCCGGGCCCGCGCGCACGGCCTTCACGTCGATGCTGGAGGTGGCGCACCACTCGCTGCGCACCGTGGAGCCGGAGGAGGCGCGTGCCCCCCTGTCGGTCACCTACGACGCGGTCGCGAAGCGGGACATCCTGTCCCGCCCGCGCACGGTCACGGAGCTGCTGTCCACCCTGCTGCTCACCGATGCGGGTCCCGCGTCCTCCGAGGCTCCGGTGCTCGCGCTGAGGCGGGACCGGCGCGGGGTTGCGGCGGTGTCCACGCTGGGGTTGCCCTTCGTGGACGCGGATGCGGATGGTCTGCCGGACGTGGACGGGCTCGGCCGGTTCGTTCCGGGCTCCACCGCGCCGGTGCCCTCGCCCTTCCCGGTGCCGGGCGTACAGGACACGGCCGTGCGTGACGCCGAGGGACGTGCGCTCTCCGGGCCGGGCGGCTCGCCGCTGTATGCCTATGTCGATGCCCGGCGCACGCTGCTGGGGCAGGTGCTCTCCGAGGTCCGGCCGATGATGACCCCGGATGCCACGCACCCGCGCAGCACGGTGATGGAGCTGCTGGACGGGCTGCCGGTGGTGCTGGGCACACGCGACGGTGCGAAGTCGAGCACGCGCGAGTACCCGCCCGTCACCGTGGCCTATGATTCCTTCCACGCGGACGAGTCGCCGGTGCTGGACCTGGTGCACGCGGGCGCGCAGGTGCTGGGACATCCATCCGCGGACGACACACTGGTGCTCGGGCGCGCGCTGGTGACGGAGCACTCCGGCGATGTGGCGCGGCTGGTGGCCCTGCTGCGGACCTTCTTGCGCTCGGTGGACGCACACCCGGAGGCGGAGCTGAAGGCGGGCAACACGCTGCGGGACGAGCTGGTGGACGTGGTGGTGGAGATCTCCCGCGAGCCCGGGCTGCTGGAGGACATCGTGAATGCGATGGGGCATCCCGACTCGAAGGGGCTGGGGACGGCGTTCGCGAGCTTCATGGAGCACCGCGACCGCATCGACTACGACCGGAACCTGCTCAACGGGCCACCGAGGAACCTGACCACGGAGGACAATGGCAATCCGCGCACGCGGGTGGACCGGACGCAGCCGGACGCGGGCTTGAACCGGAGTCTGCTGCATCGCTTCCTCAACATCGTGCATGACGCCAATGGCGTGACGTTCTGCAACAAGGCGGGCGCGGTGGTGCACGCGCGTGGAGTGCCGCTCGCGGGAAACCTCGACCTGCCGTTGTTCGGCGGGACCTACAAGGAGTGCGAGGTCTTCAAGGTCGAGAACATGGCGGTGTTCTACCTGCAGTCCATCGTGGGCAAGGCGAAGTTGTACATGCGGCCATCCATCATCCGGGATGGAATCCTTGGCATCGGTGCCACGACGGTGAGCGTGATGGAGCAGTCCAGCGGCATCACCGGTTTCTGGACGGCGGGTGACAGCAAGGACTTCCGGCCGAAGACCGAGTGGCTCAACCGGATGATCATGTTCGATCAGGTGAATGACAGCCCCACCTCGAGCGGCAAGAACTACATCACCAACCGCTTCCTGAGGGACCTGCAGGGCGCGAACATTGGCAGCTCGGTGTGTCCGGAGCGGGTCATCACGGATCCGGATCCGGACGCGGAGGACGCGGCACCGGATGGGAAGGTTCGCGGCCTGCGGACCTGTGCGGCGGACGAGTGGTTCCCCCGCCGCAACCCGGACACGCTGCTGATGCTGGAGACGGAGGGCTTCTTCAAGGCGATCCGTCCCCTGCTGCTCGCGTTCACGAGCCGCGACCGGGAGGACCTGTTCATCCAGATGATGGAGGTGCTCTACCGGCACTACATGAGCGATCAGGCACCGGCCAGCGAATGCAGACTGACGAGCAACCCGGCCGACCCTCAGTGCTCGCGAGCGGGCGCGGTGCGCTTCGAGCCGCTCGTCGCGGAGCTCCTGCGCGGAGACGCGATCGGAAGCCTCCAGTCGCTGGTGCCCAAGCTCCGGGCGCTCCAGGTGCCGCACTGCACGCAGGTGGACGCGGCGACGAGGAAGTGCACGCGGACCGAGGCGCGGGATGGCGTGAAGGTGCTGGCGGAGTTGGTGCGGACGGCCGTCGATCCGGCCCGGGCCGCGGCGGTGGGGCTGACGGATCGGCGCGGCAACTCCACGCATGTACGGCAGGACGGGGTGACGCGGGAGCAGGTGACGCCGCTGTCACTGGTGTTCGATGCGTTCTCGGCGATGGATGAAGCCTTCGACCGGCGCGCGGCCGAGCACCCCGACGAGCCGGACCGACGCGATGCCTGGGAGAGCGCGTGGTCGCGGTTGGCTGACCAGTTCCTCGCTGTGCAAGGTGAGCGCGAGACGTCTGTCTTCACGAACCCCCTGGCGGCGCGGCTGCTGCCACCGACGATCGACCTGCTGCGCGCGGAGCTGTACGCACGCTGCCCGGAGACGTGGACACCGCCGTACGCGCGGTGCACCTGGATGCGGGACGAGGTGACGCAGGCGCTCGAGGACCTCCTGGGGGGCCCGCTGTTCGCGACGGCGTGGGACTTCCTGGAGGCGGCGAGACGGGACGCGGCACTGTGGGCCGAGGTGGAGGGGCTGACGGGCTACCTGCTGGACCCCGATTCAGCGGAGTCCTGGCCGGCGCTGCTGGGGACGTCGGTGGACGTGGTGCAAGGGCTGGCATCGGAGGGGAAGCACCGCGCGCCCTTGGCACACCTGGCCGCGGAGGCGTTGACGCCCGGAGAGCTGGTGGACGCGACCCTGATGCTGGGGCGCAGGGTGGCGAGCAAGGCGTACGCGGAGGACGGGAAGACGCAGGTGTGCTCGCGGGAGATGGACCCGCATGAGCTGATGACGGGGGTGCTCTCCCGGCTGGTGACGCCCACGGAGATACCCGGAGAGGCCATGCCCCGGACACCGTGGGAGGTCCTCACGGAGGCGGTGGCGGACGTCCAGCGCGTGGTGCCGGGGCGAGCGGAGGCGCGCTCGGCGGAGGACTATCAGCGCATCAGCCACGAACTCGCGTCGTTCCTGCTGGATCCGGAGCACGGGCTGGAGCGGTTCTACGCGGTGGCGAACAAGAACGGGGGTGCACGGTGAAGGCGCTCGCTCTCCTGACGGCGCTCTTCTGTCCCCTGTTCGCGAGCGCCAGCGGCCTGTACGTGGGAGATCGCGGTGTCCGTCCCCTGGGGCGCGGAGGCGCCTTCGTGGCGGGCGCGGACGACCTGGGGGCGCTCTGGTACAACCCGGCGGGCCTGATGGACGCGGGGGCGAGCGTGCTGTTCGACGGCGCCTGGGTGCGCTCCTCAACGGACTTCACACGGCATGCGCTGGTGACGGACGGCGCGGGCGCCACGCGGGTGAGCGAGCTGCCCTCCGTGCGGGGCTCGTCCGAGTTCCTGCCCATTCCAACGATGGCGGGAGCCTGGGTGCTCGGTGAGAAGAAGCAATTCGTGGTCGCCGCGGGCGTGCTGGCGCCGCAGATGGCGGTGATGAGCTATCCCCTGGTGCTGGAGGACGGAACACCTTCCCCGGCGCGCTACTCGTTGGTCACGCTGGATGGCTCGCTGTTGGTCATTCCCGGGGTGTCGGCGGCGTACCGGCCCTCCGACTTCCTCCAGGTGGGCGCGGGCGTGAACGTGCTCACGGGCAGCTTCGTGACGCAGACCGTGTTCAACACGGGTCCCCCGGACCGGGTGCTCTCGGCGCCGGAGGATCCGTCCTACGATGCATTGGCGGAGCTGAAGGCCACGGGCCTGCTGGCGCCAAGCGCGAGCTTCGGCGTCATCGTGCGTCCGATGAAGCGGGTACGCGTGGGGCTGAGCGGACAGCTCGGGTACATCCTGGACGCACCCGCCACGGTCCGCGTGCGGCTGCCGAGCGCGGCGGTGTTCGCCCAGGCGCGACAGGAGGGGAAGGAGGCCCGGCTGAAGCTCGTGCTGCCGGCGATCCTCCGGGCGGGTGTGGAGGTCAGTCCCCTGGATGCACTGAGGGTGGAGCTGGGCTATGCGCGGGAGTTCTGGTCCTCGCATGAGGCCATCGATATCGTTCCGGAAGACGTGCGCATCCACGACGTGATTGGTATCCCCAGCCCGTTCAACGTGCCCGCCATCTCGATTCCCCGCCGGTTCAGGGACAGCCAGTCGTTCCGGCTCGGGGGCGAGTATTCCCTCGCGGTGGGCAGCGCGTTCGCGCTCGATGTGCGGGCGGGCCTCAGCTACGAGCAGAGCGCGATTCCCGCGGCGTACCTCGCCCCGCTGACGGTGGACTCGGACAGGGTGACGGGCTCGGTGGGCCTGGGTCTGCGGTTGGGGGAGCGTTTGCGGCTGGACGCGGTGTATTCGCGAGCCTTTGGTGGGCAGCGCGAGGTGTCTCCCTCGGAGGCCGCGGTGCCACGCATCAACCCACTTGCGGGAGAGGAGTTCCCGACGACTCCCGTGAATGGAGGCCGCTACCAGGTGCGGACGAGCATCCTGGGGGTGGGCCTTCGCTACCAACTCCAGACGCCATGAACCCAACCCTCCTTACCCTCCTGATGCCGGGTGTATTGATGACGACGCCCGCTCTTTCGTCCTCTCCGGATCTTCCCTCCCTCGCTCGGCTGTCGCTGGAGGAGCGGCGCGCCCAGGTGAAGGCACTCTCGCGCGAGCAGCTGGCGGAGCTGTTCGCGGGGGCGTCGACCCAGGAACTGCTGGAGGCGGGGAAGGTGTCCGCCACCCGGATGGGCACCTATGAGACGCAGGTGGTGAAGCGCGAGCGCGTCTCCGGCGAGTTGCTGAAGCCGCAGACGATCCACCTGTGGGTCCGGCAATCGCCTCGGGCCCTGCGGCTGGAGGTCCTGGACGGACCCGCCAAGGGACGGAAGGTGGTCTATGACGCCTCGGTGAAGAAGAACGAGCTGCGGGTCCGCGAGGCGGGAGTCCTCGGCATCGCTGGCGCGGTGTGGATCGACATGAACGGCAGACTTGCCCGTGGCGACACGAACCACCCCGTCACGGATTTCGCCTTCACGTCCATCATCGGCATCCTGGAGGACTGCTTCGCGAAGGGAGAGGCGGTCGGCGGATATTCCCGGCAGGACGAAGGGCTGGACGCGACGGGACGCTACTGCATCACCTTCGACGCGCCCGACGGTGGGGCGCACCTGTACGCGAAGCGTGCGCGCATCTGCGTGGATCCGGTGCTGGCCCTACCGGTCGTGCTGGAGATCGACGACGCGCGCGGACCGTTGGAGCGCTTCGACTTCAGTCACGTGCAGCCGGTGTCCAGGGCCGATTTCTCTCCGTCGTCCCTCTGAGCGGCCGGCCGCGAGCCGAGCCCCGCCTTCCATTGCTCGAGCAGCGCGTACGTGTCGTGCTCCCACGGGTGGAAGCCGGGCCGGTAGTAGCTCAGGTAGGGTCCCAGGAGTCCGGGCAGCCTTCCGGGTTCGAGGAACAGGAAGCGCGCGAGGTCGAACCACTCGCGCACGGAGAAGAGGATCTTCTCCGCGTACATCAGACGGACCTGGTGGCCGAAGACCCGGGCCCAGAACGTCACGGTCGTCAGCACCATGACGAGACACCGCGTCAGCCAGGAGCCGCCGATGGCGAGGTAGACGTCGAACGCCACGGCCTTGTGTTCGTTCTCCTCGGCGGCGTGCCAGCGCCAGAGCTCGGCCATCTTGGGGTGGGCGCCCTCCATTATCCGAGGGTCCTTCAAGACGAGGCTCGCCAGCAGCGCGGTGAAGTGCTCCAGCGCACAGGTGACCGCGAGCTGCCATTGCCGGGACGTGTGTTTCGTGACGCGCCGCAGGAGCCGCTCCACGCGCTGCTCCATGGCGACCACGGGGTAGCCGTTGTCGGCGAGCATCTTGTTGTACCGGACGTGCTCCCGGCTGTGGTGGCCCTCCTGAGCGCAGAAGGCGTCCATCTCGCGCCTGAGCTGTTCGTCCTTCACCTGGTTGCGGAAGGCCTTCACGCTCGCCATGAAGAAGCGCTCGCCCGCGGGGAAGAACACCGACAGGTTGTCGAAGAAGAGCGAAA contains:
- a CDS encoding transposase domain-containing protein; translated protein: MPEPAGYRVAALYYSLTETAKLCGVDPKRYLREAALAALLEEPIPLPNQLAQPAEG
- a CDS encoding MerR family transcriptional regulator is translated as MAARGERRGRTAVDRSAFPYRMKDLCERAGLSRQVVHFYIQQGLLPEGRKTGHNMAFYGEQHLKRLQLIRQLQEERFMPLKAIRAMLEERDDAFTPKQRELISEVRQRLGPSIGVVGQKDTVGAAELLKETGVSRTELARMEELGLLVTRKQGGRTVLARDDVFLVELWGQLKKAGFTEALGFRVDDLRIYTKAMFSLFVSEAQLLSDRLTRLPPGQAAEMVERALPLINTLLVRYHTAQVRNFLATH
- a CDS encoding OmpP1/FadL family transporter; amino-acid sequence: MKALALLTALFCPLFASASGLYVGDRGVRPLGRGGAFVAGADDLGALWYNPAGLMDAGASVLFDGAWVRSSTDFTRHALVTDGAGATRVSELPSVRGSSEFLPIPTMAGAWVLGEKKQFVVAAGVLAPQMAVMSYPLVLEDGTPSPARYSLVTLDGSLLVIPGVSAAYRPSDFLQVGAGVNVLTGSFVTQTVFNTGPPDRVLSAPEDPSYDALAELKATGLLAPSASFGVIVRPMKRVRVGLSGQLGYILDAPATVRVRLPSAAVFAQARQEGKEARLKLVLPAILRAGVEVSPLDALRVELGYAREFWSSHEAIDIVPEDVRIHDVIGIPSPFNVPAISIPRRFRDSQSFRLGGEYSLAVGSAFALDVRAGLSYEQSAIPAAYLAPLTVDSDRVTGSVGLGLRLGERLRLDAVYSRAFGGQREVSPSEAAVPRINPLAGEEFPTTPVNGGRYQVRTSILGVGLRYQLQTP
- a CDS encoding DUF1571 domain-containing protein → MTTPALSSSPDLPSLARLSLEERRAQVKALSREQLAELFAGASTQELLEAGKVSATRMGTYETQVVKRERVSGELLKPQTIHLWVRQSPRALRLEVLDGPAKGRKVVYDASVKKNELRVREAGVLGIAGAVWIDMNGRLARGDTNHPVTDFAFTSIIGILEDCFAKGEAVGGYSRQDEGLDATGRYCITFDAPDGGAHLYAKRARICVDPVLALPVVLEIDDARGPLERFDFSHVQPVSRADFSPSSL
- a CDS encoding metal-dependent hydrolase, with amino-acid sequence MTNLAPRREPPEVRDLRFDLSDVPRYWHGGRRAVSLFFDNLSVFFPAGERFFMASVKAFRNQVKDEQLRREMDAFCAQEGHHSREHVRYNKMLADNGYPVVAMEQRVERLLRRVTKHTSRQWQLAVTCALEHFTALLASLVLKDPRIMEGAHPKMAELWRWHAAEENEHKAVAFDVYLAIGGSWLTRCLVMVLTTVTFWARVFGHQVRLMYAEKILFSVREWFDLARFLFLEPGRLPGLLGPYLSYYRPGFHPWEHDTYALLEQWKAGLGSRPAAQRDDGEKSALDTGCT